Genomic DNA from Lagenorhynchus albirostris chromosome 9, mLagAlb1.1, whole genome shotgun sequence:
CATCAGAAACCAGCCGCCATGGGACCTGGGGAGGGAGATTTGGCCTTGGCAGTTGGTCTGTGATTTCTTAGTGGCTGGAGGCAGAAGGGGCTGTATGCAGCAGGACAGAAAAGCAAAgaccttttcattcattcattcatttacgaACATTTACTGCACAGTCTCCTGTGCTAGTCCCTGTACCGGAAACACAGTAGTGAAGAAGAGCCAGTGTCTCCCACTGGGGGAGATGTCATGGCTGGGGCTTGGAGCTGACGTGGGCCTGGACTGGGGTGAGTGCAAGAGCTGAGGGCTCAGCCTCAGTGGCATCTGTTTGAGCTCTTGTGCCCATATGAGAAGAGACACCACACCCTGTTAATTCCACAGACCGAGGGCAGGCGTGGGCTCAGGGTGTGTTGGCCGACCTCTGGATACATGTGCTTGCACGCATGAGTCTGTAAGCTTGCCCCTCTGAGAACACACCCAGGCACTTGCATGGCCCCAGAGGTAGGAAGGTTCAAATATGCATGTGCTTATGAATCTACGGACACCTGCCAGGATGCGCTCAAATCTATGTTTCTACGTGCACGCGTATGAATGGGCCTGCATGTACTTGCAAGAGGCACATCTGAGGCTGCCTGGAACTGTGCACAAGCTTATGCAAGCCTTCCTATGCATGTGTATGCACACCCAAGTGAGCATGAGTGTGTGTGCTTACGCGTGAACACACCTAGGTCTGTTTACGTGCTAAGCTTGCTTCTATGTGTACACGTGCATGTACAATCGCACATGTACATCTGTACAGACATGGCCAACATGCCTGTGCAAGTTACTATTCTCATCTGCCAATACTTGGGGGTGACAACGGGGACaggggagagaaaggggaaggggaggccacccccccacccccagcatccaCAGCCCTGGGCCTTAACAATGGCCCTTGTCTGAGACCCAGGCCACTGCAGGGTCTACATCTTTTCCTACCTCTTCTCCTTAAGTGGTGTTGATCTGTTGGTTGATCAGTTAAATATAACCTCAGGGAAGGAGTCAACCCAACAATCCCTAATTCAGGTGAAAGAGAATGACTCTTAGGTTGGGGGAAGCCTCTATCCCAACCAGCTCTGCTGATACCAGAAGGGCTTTCGGATCAAGTGTCAGCCTCTCCAGGCTGAATAATTCATGCCAAGGCAAGGAGTGCTCCCTTCTCAGGAGTCTGTCCCTTTAAATCAGGTCTGGAGCTTCCcagttctgggaaaaaaaaaaaaaaaatccagaacaaaacaaacctaTAAACAGCTCAGCCCTGGCCCCTTCTGAGACCCCCACTCCCTGCTGCAAAATCTGCTCCCGGTCTCACAAACCCTCCTAACCCATTCAACATTTACAGGTGAGGTAccctggaggggaggaggggcagctgaTGGTACCCAACAACCCTAAGGTCCTGAGACCCAGAACAGCCTAGCGGGGGTACCAAGgtgctggggcagggtggggacagcAAAGAGCTGAATCACCACACCCACTGGGTCCCCAGGCCTAGGAGAGTGCTTGGGGGAAGAGTCCAGCCTGGTGAAGGAAATCAGATGGAAGAACTCCCGGCAGAGCAGCCAGTGActtggggggaggaggggtggaaggaggaggggaTGTCGCTGACTTCCTCGGggtggatggggtggggtggagaagaCGTTGATCTCCCGGGACTCGCAGGGTTGTTGACCGAGCCAGGCCTGATGTAactgggcagaggagggggctgaggctggggatTTCCCTCACTCCTAGCACAGCCCTCTCCTTGATCTCAAGGATAAGGTAGAGGCTGAAAAATGAGGAACTTTCCCAGCCCACCCCTCATCCCTGCCTGCGCTGGTAGGAGGAGCCCTAAAGTCCTTCCCCCAAATTCTCGGCCGGCCGGTGATGCTGACCCACCTGCCTGCTCTCCCTAGCccggccccaccccaccccacacatcccagagagggagggggaaggtaccAGCCTAAGCGCGGGGGCTAGGGAGGAGATGAGAGGGAAATAAGTCAGAACCTCGGAGAGCCAAACTTCTCAGCAGTCCGGGAGCCCAGAggggggaagagaaagagcagCAGCCGAAAGCCCTGGTTCTCGGGAGCCTCCCACCCCGCCTCTCCGCAAGGAGGGCGCGGAGACACCGCCGGGGGCGGAGGAGGAGGccgggaggcggggaggggggaggcaaaCCCTGCCCACTCGGCTCCGAGCCCAGAACGGCCGCAGAAGTCGGAGGCCGGTGCGCAGGGCGAAGAGGGCACCGGGGGCGGGGGGCTCCGCTCCCCGCCTGACCCCTCTCGCCCCAGCCAGGAAAGTGAAGGCTCCTCGGACTATAGAGCCAGCGGAAGAACAGACCACAACCGCCGGGCGCTCCCGATCGAAGACTTGCCCcacccgcccccctccccgcccccacggGGCTCCGAACTCACTGGTGAGCGCGGCGGCCCGGGCGCTGGATGCGGGGGCAGCCGTGATGGCCCCGCGCGCGGGACAGCCGGAGCACAGGGGCCCGCTGCTGCCGGGGCTGCTGCTCCTGGCGGCGGCGCTGAGCCGACCCGCCGCACCCTGTCCCTTCCAGTGCTACTGCTTCGGCGGCCCTAAGCTGATGTTGCGCTGCGCGTCGGGCGCCGAGCTCCGGCAGCCGCCGCGGGACGTGCCACCCGACGCGCGCAATCTCACCATCGTGGGCGCCAACCTGACTGTGCTGCGCGCGGCCGCCTTCGCCGGCGGGGACGCGGACGgggaggaggcggaggcggaggcggcggGTGGCGTGCGCCTGCCGCTCCTGACCGCTCTGCGCCTCACGCACAACAACATCGAGATGGTGGAGGACGGCGCCTTCGACGGGCTGCCCAGCCTGGCGGCGCTCGACCTGAGCCACAACCCGCTGCGCGCCCTGGGCGGCGACGCCTTCCGCGGGCTGCCCGCGCTGCGCTCCCTGCAGCTCAACCACGCGCTGGCGCGGGGCGGCCCCGCGCTGCTGGCCGCGCTGGACGCCGCGCTCGCCCCGCTCGACGAGCTGCGCCTCCTGGGCCTGTCGGGCAACGCGCTTAGCCACCTGCCGTCCGCCGCGCTGCGCCGGCCGCGCCTGGAGCAGCTGGACGCGCGCCTCAACGCGCTGGCCGGCCTGGGCCCCGACGAGCTGCGCGCGCTAGAGCGCGATGGCGGCCTCCCCGCGCCGCGCCTGCTGCTCGCCGACAACCCCCTGCGTTGCGGCTGCGCTGCGCGCCCCCTGCTGGCCTGGATGCGAAACGCCACGGAGCGCGTACCCGACGCGCGGCGCCTGCGCTGCGCCTCCCCGCGGGCGCTGTACGACCGGCCTTTCCTGGACCTGGACGAGGCGGGGCTGCGCTGCGCCGAAGGCGACGCCGACGGTCGCGGGGAAGAAGTGGAACTTGCCGGCCCGGAGCTGGAAGCCTCCTACGTCTTCTTCGGGCTGGTTCTGGCGCTCATCGGCCTCATCTTCCTAATGGTGCTGTACCTAAACCGCCGTGGCATCCAGCGCTGGATGCGCAACTTGCGCGAGGCGTGCCGGGACCAGATGGAGGGCTACCACTACCGCTACGAGCAGGACGCAGACCCGCGCCGCGCGCCCGCCTCGGCCGCCCCCGCCGGTTCTGGGGCCACTTCCCCCGGTTCGGGCCTCTGAGCTTCGCTTGTTGGGACTTGGGGGCTACCCCTGATGACCTGTCCCGAGGCCGTGGGTATGAGACACCCGCGAGCTTGGGGCTTTGAGACCTACGCCTGACCGATCTGAGACCTTTGGATTATGGCATCTCCCCCACCTGGAGGCCCCAAGCTgtaccccctccccagcctctgagaGCTGTCACCATCAAAGACCCAGAGACACTCTCTTCTGATTCCAGAAACCCCATCCACCCATCCCAAGCTCTCCCTCCTGAACCACcagaagccccctccccctttcagCACTCACCCAGAGACCCTGCCCTTCAATCCGAAGGCCCTGGGACTGCTTCCACTACCCTGTGCTTTGAACCCAGACCTCTCAGCAGGAAACATCCCCCTAGACTACACTCCAGCTTGCAGCCCTCAGCTCCCTTCGAGGGCTCAGGGACCCTCACATCCCATTCTGGTCTCAGAAGCAGAGCAACCCCACCAGAAGGTTTCTGTGGACTTTGAGCCTTTCTTCTCGTTTGGGAGCTCTTAACTCTCCATCCTGCATAGAACCTACATCCCGGGAGTCTGAGGGTTGGGCACCCTCCCCCAATCTGAGGATGTATTTCATACCACCCACCACCCCAGCTCTTGCTCAGGCCCCTCCCTTCCTTGGCCCAGGCTTGGGGTTCAGCTCTTCTCTATCTCTCCCATCCGAGGGACAGGCACACCCCTTTATAGCCTTAGCGTGGAGCTGATCCTCAGCCTTTCCCACTTTTGGCTCTGATACCCTAATACTCAGTCCTTGTCCCCAATCTCAAACTCTCAGCTCTTCACCCCGATCTGAGTTTCTTCCCCCTGCCCAAGTCTTAGGCTCTCAATTCCTCCTACATCCGTCGCTTGCACTCAGTACCCACACTGCCACTCACTGGCTCAGGGTCCAGTGAGGAATCCATCCCTGGGATATGCCCAGCCCCCTTTCCTCTTAAGGATGAGCTCTCTAGCCCTGCAAAACAGGCGCAGATGTGAAGCCACCCCGCAGCCATACTAGCAGATCCCCATGGGAGATCCTGGAGGAGAGAGTCCTGGGGGTGCAAAGTAGATGGTCTGGCCTCACAACCAGGGTCACCTGACCATTGTGCCacagagaggggtgggggaggggctctgaagggctggGAGCTGCTGGCCACATTCTCTTTCCCACCCATGTGACCCTTCTCCCTTGGAGAGTCCTCTCTGCCACCTCCCCACCGCTGTCCCCCCGTATGCCTtctggaagaggaagggaaaagccCTCCGGTCCAGGGTCAGAGCCTCAGCGCCCTGCCTTCTTCATGATCCCAAAGCACAACTGGTGAGTGGGAGGGGCCGCCTCTCCCTGACTCCCACCCCCTGGGTCAGGCAGAATGGCTGGCCTGTGCTGCCTCTGCACACAGGAAGTCACCCTCCTTCAACATATTGCCTGAGGCctgccttcccaccccaccctggaaATCTGGATCTCCCTTGGGCAGTTTTCTATAAAGTCTGCAATAATCTCAGATACTCTGCTCTTGTAAACGGTGCCATGTCATTCCTGCTGACCTTGGGTCAttaaagggggtgggaggggacacTTAGAGCAGTTTAGACCTTCCTGAGGTGAAGCAGGGACTCTTGATGTCTTCTCCCGGACTGTGGGAGAAGAAAAGGGCTCTGACTGTACCTAGTAAGCTTGAGGCTAGACACATGGAGGGACTTCCCACTGGGATGGCATTGCTCTCCAAACCAGTTCGCTTTTTATGCTGAGACAGTGTTATCCGCAGCCAGGGTAGGGTCCTGcactttctctacatcctcttaCCCTTCGGTTCCTCATCACTGCGGTGAGGTGGAGGGTCACGGGGGAGATGTAGTTGGACTGACAGACACTAGCATCAGATGAGGCTATCAGGGAACAAATCCAGCTGCAGACAATCAGAGGTAGTTAATTCAGACAGAAAAGAGGAGGAATCATTATTTGCTGCTTTGACATCGTCCCCTCTGTTGAACTACCTGGTACTCCCTTATGTCCTGTGTCACGCCACGCTCTCCTGGCTAGAGGGTTAAGACCTGCACCTTGGATATGTGAGAGGCTGAGAAGAGAGGTGGCCTAGCAGTGGGGGACGTGGATAAAATAGCCCCTTGAGATATGTGGAACAAGGAGACGGGTGGGTTCTGGGCCAGTAGGGCCAGGATAAGAGGCTGTCTCCTACCTCAAGGTCCCCAGGCTGGATTATTTTACATTCAGGGTCTCAGAGCCCTAGAACCACATGGCAGAAGCCTAGAATTCTGGCATTTTAGAATCTTAGGGTTGTgtaattctagaattttttttttttttttttttttttttggtacgtgggcctctcactgttgtagcccctcccgttgtggagcacaggctctggacgtgcaggctcagcagccatggctcacgggcccagccgctccgcggcatgtgggatcttcccggaccagggcacgaacccgtgtcccctgcatcggcaggcggactctcaa
This window encodes:
- the TPBGL gene encoding trophoblast glycoprotein-like, whose amino-acid sequence is MAPRAGQPEHRGPLLPGLLLLAAALSRPAAPCPFQCYCFGGPKLMLRCASGAELRQPPRDVPPDARNLTIVGANLTVLRAAAFAGGDADGEEAEAEAAGGVRLPLLTALRLTHNNIEMVEDGAFDGLPSLAALDLSHNPLRALGGDAFRGLPALRSLQLNHALARGGPALLAALDAALAPLDELRLLGLSGNALSHLPSAALRRPRLEQLDARLNALAGLGPDELRALERDGGLPAPRLLLADNPLRCGCAARPLLAWMRNATERVPDARRLRCASPRALYDRPFLDLDEAGLRCAEGDADGRGEEVELAGPELEASYVFFGLVLALIGLIFLMVLYLNRRGIQRWMRNLREACRDQMEGYHYRYEQDADPRRAPASAAPAGSGATSPGSGL